One Leopardus geoffroyi isolate Oge1 chromosome B1, O.geoffroyi_Oge1_pat1.0, whole genome shotgun sequence DNA window includes the following coding sequences:
- the NDUFC1 gene encoding NADH dehydrogenase [ubiquinone] 1 subunit C1, mitochondrial, with protein sequence MAPPALLRPFSKLLAPARIPSGSSARSKFYVREPAHDGPDWLKVGLTLGTSVFLWIYLIKQHNEDVLEYKRRNGLE encoded by the exons ATGGCGCCGCCCGCGTTGTTGCGCCCGTTTTCCAAGCTGCTGGCTCCGGCCAGGATCCCAAGTGGCT CTTCAGCGCGATCAAAATTCTACGTGCGGGAGCCGGCACATGACGGACCTGACTGGCTGAAAGTTGGACTGACCTTGGGCACCTCCGTCTTCTTGTGGATCTAT CTCATCAAACAACATAATGAAGATGTTTTAgagtataaaagaagaaatgggttGGAATAA